The Alosa sapidissima isolate fAloSap1 chromosome 16, fAloSap1.pri, whole genome shotgun sequence genome has a segment encoding these proteins:
- the plek gene encoding pleckstrin, whose translation MEPKIIREGYLVKKGTLLNSWKAVWVVLSDDGLEFYKKKTDNTPKGMIPLNGAKLTNPCQDYSKRQLVFKISTLKNQDHFFQATHLEEREAWIKDIKRAISCLQGGRKFARKSTRKSIRLPDTVNLSELYVLMRDSDNGIKELKLEKEKKIYNHCFCGSTVVDWLVSEGKARNRPEGLMLATGLLNEGFLQPAGELSKSGAEGGTESVLLDQPEAFYYFADSGFFCEGYSSDEDSIMKEEFRGAIIKQGCLLKQGHRRKNWKVRKFILRDDPVYLHYYDPTRNEDDPLGSIHLRGCVVSAVEYVPDAKKYDVDGNLFEIITSDEVHYFLQAATPEERKDWIRAIQTVSKTGK comes from the exons ATGGAGCCAAAGATTATCAGAGAGGGCTACCTGGTTAAAAAG GGCACTCTACTGAACTCATGGAAAGCAGTTTGGGTGGTGTTATCTGATGATGGACTGGAGTTCTATAAGAAGAAGACCGACAACACCCCCAAAGGAATGATTCCCCTGAACGGAGCGAAGCTCACAAATCCATGTCAAGACTATAGCAAGAGACAg CTTGTGTTTAAGATCAGCACCTTGAAGAACCAGGACCACTTCTTCCAGGCTACTCACCTGGAGGAGAGGGAAGCTTGGATAAAAGACATCAAGAGGGCCATCAGCTGTTTGCAGGGCGGGAGGAAATTTGCTAGGAAGTCCACACGCAAATCCATTCGCCTGCCAGACACAGTCAACTTGAG TGAACTTTATGTTTTAATGAGAGACTCAGACAATGGAATTAAAGAGTTGAAGcttgagaaagaaaagaagatcTACAACCACTGCTTCTGTG GCAGTACCGTAGTGGACTGGCTGGTGTCAGAGGGGAAAGCCCGGAACAGGCCGGAAGGGCTCATGCTGGCCACGGGCCTGCTTAACGAGGGCTTCCTGCAGCCAGCTGGGGAGCTGTCCAAATCAGGGGCCGAGGGCGGCACCGAATCAGTTCTACTGGATCAGCCTGAAGCCTTCTACTACTTT GCAGACAGTGGCTTCTTTTGTGAAGGTTATTCAAGTGATGAGGATTCAATTATGAAAGAGGAATTCCGAGGGGCTATCATCAAACAAGGATGTCTACTCAAACAA GGCCACAGAAGAAAAAATTGGAAGGTTCGGAAGTTTATTCTCAGAGATGATCCTGTATATCTTCACTACTATGATCCAACGAGA AATGAGGATGATCCCCTCGGTTCCATTCACCTGCGTGGTTGTGTAGTGAGTGCAGTGGAATATGTCCCAGATG CTAAGAAGTATGACGTGGATGGCAACCTCTTTGAGATTATCACCTCAGATGAGGTTCACTACTTCCTGCAAGCTGCTACACCGGAGGAACGTAAGGACTGGATCAGAGCCATACAGACTGTGTCGAAGACTGGGAAGTAG